A genomic stretch from Antarcticibacterium flavum includes:
- the katG gene encoding catalase/peroxidase HPI: MKNNDHDTHGNHKVWEVNESSRCPFIGGALDKTAGSGTSNRDWWPNLLNLSILRQHSNLSDPMGEGFNYAEEFKTLDLAAVKKDLHDLMTDSQDWWPADYGHYGPLFIRMAWHSAGTYRIGDGRGGASSGSQRFAPLNSWPDNANLDKARLLLWPIKQKYGRKLSWADLMILTGNVALESMGLKPFGFGGGREDIWEPEEDIYWGSEGEWLGNKERYANEDRLENPLGASHMGLIYVNPEGPNGNPDPLGAARDIRETFGRMAMNDYETVALIAGGHTFGKTHGAADPVENVAAEPAGAAIEEMGLGWKNKFGTGNAGSTITSGIEGAWTTSPTKWSNNFFENLFNFEWECHKGPGGAYQWKPKGDAGAGMIPDAFDPEKKHAPFMLTTDIALREDPSYGKISRHFFENPEEFADAFSRAWYKLTHRDMGPVSRYLGPEVPTEELLWQDPIPKVDHELIDSKDVETLEKKILDSGLTVSQLVTTAWASASTFRNSDKRGGANGARISLEPQRHWEVNNPPQLQRVIMKLEEIQEDFNSSQTGNKKVSLADLIVLGGCVAVKKAAKDAGYDIGVPFAPGRTDATQEQTDVEAFEPLEPIGDGFRNYWSNRDGMNASQEELLVDRAQLLSLTPPEMTVLLGGMRVLDTNYDGSKNGVFTDRPGQLTNDFFVNLLDMRTTWKARTDVQNVFDGSDRNSGEGKWTGTRVDLIFGSNSELRAIAEVYAQEDSKEKFVKDFIKAWDKVMNLDRYDIRK, from the coding sequence ATGAAAAATAACGATCACGACACTCACGGTAACCACAAAGTATGGGAAGTCAACGAATCCAGCCGCTGTCCTTTTATAGGCGGGGCCCTGGATAAGACTGCTGGCAGTGGTACATCCAACCGCGACTGGTGGCCTAATTTATTGAACCTTTCAATTTTAAGACAACATTCAAACCTCTCTGATCCTATGGGGGAAGGTTTTAATTATGCTGAAGAATTCAAAACCCTGGACCTTGCAGCAGTGAAGAAGGATCTTCACGACCTAATGACCGATTCTCAGGACTGGTGGCCTGCAGATTATGGCCACTACGGCCCTTTATTCATACGAATGGCCTGGCACAGTGCCGGTACTTACCGAATCGGTGACGGCCGCGGGGGCGCAAGTTCAGGCTCACAGCGGTTTGCACCATTGAATAGCTGGCCAGATAATGCCAACCTTGACAAAGCACGCCTACTTCTATGGCCTATTAAACAAAAATATGGCAGAAAACTTTCATGGGCAGATCTTATGATACTCACAGGAAATGTTGCTCTTGAATCTATGGGACTTAAGCCTTTTGGTTTTGGCGGGGGACGTGAAGACATCTGGGAACCAGAAGAGGATATCTACTGGGGATCTGAGGGGGAATGGCTAGGCAACAAAGAAAGATATGCCAATGAGGACCGGCTTGAAAATCCGCTGGGTGCTTCACATATGGGACTTATCTATGTAAACCCTGAAGGTCCTAATGGAAACCCAGACCCTCTTGGAGCAGCCCGTGATATAAGGGAAACCTTTGGGCGTATGGCAATGAACGATTATGAGACCGTAGCTCTAATCGCCGGTGGACACACCTTTGGAAAGACCCACGGGGCAGCAGATCCAGTAGAAAATGTAGCTGCAGAGCCTGCCGGGGCTGCCATCGAAGAAATGGGCCTTGGATGGAAAAATAAATTTGGGACCGGAAATGCCGGCAGTACTATCACGAGCGGGATTGAAGGGGCGTGGACCACATCACCAACAAAATGGAGCAACAACTTCTTTGAGAACCTCTTCAACTTTGAATGGGAATGCCATAAGGGCCCTGGAGGTGCCTATCAATGGAAACCAAAAGGAGACGCAGGTGCAGGAATGATTCCAGATGCTTTTGATCCTGAGAAAAAGCATGCTCCTTTTATGCTAACTACAGATATTGCTTTACGGGAAGACCCTTCCTATGGAAAGATCTCCAGGCATTTCTTTGAGAATCCCGAGGAGTTTGCAGACGCTTTTTCACGGGCCTGGTATAAATTAACCCACAGGGACATGGGACCTGTTTCCCGTTACCTGGGGCCTGAGGTGCCAACTGAAGAATTACTTTGGCAGGATCCTATTCCAAAAGTTGATCATGAATTGATAGACAGCAAAGATGTTGAAACGCTTGAGAAAAAGATCCTGGACTCCGGGCTTACAGTATCCCAATTGGTGACTACAGCCTGGGCATCGGCCTCTACCTTTAGAAATTCAGATAAGCGCGGGGGAGCCAATGGAGCCCGGATAAGCCTGGAGCCACAAAGGCACTGGGAGGTAAATAATCCACCGCAACTCCAAAGGGTAATTATGAAACTGGAGGAGATACAGGAAGATTTCAATAGCTCCCAAACTGGAAATAAGAAAGTTTCCCTGGCAGACCTTATCGTTCTTGGAGGATGTGTCGCAGTGAAAAAAGCTGCGAAAGATGCAGGATATGATATTGGAGTGCCTTTTGCTCCAGGCCGCACAGATGCTACCCAGGAGCAAACAGATGTGGAAGCATTTGAGCCACTGGAACCAATTGGAGACGGCTTTAGAAACTATTGGAGTAACAGGGATGGTATGAACGCCTCACAGGAGGAACTACTTGTGGACAGAGCACAGCTTTTATCCCTTACCCCACCCGAAATGACAGTACTGTTAGGAGGAATGCGCGTGTTGGACACCAACTATGATGGCTCCAAAAATGGAGTATTTACAGACCGGCCGGGGCAGCTTACCAATGATTTCTTTGTAAACCTGCTAGATATGAGAACAACCTGGAAAGCCAGGACAGATGTTCAAAACGTATTTGACGGCAGTGACCGTAACAGCGGCGAAGGTAAATGGACAGGTACAAGGGTTGACCTTATTTTTGGTTCCAACTCTGAACTTAGAGCAATTGCAGAAGTCTATGCCCAGGAAGATTCCAAAGAGAAATTTGTGAAGGATTTCATCAAAGCCTGGGATAAGGTGATGAATTTGGATAGATATGATATTAGAAAATAA
- a CDS encoding leucine-rich repeat domain-containing protein, which produces MKRTTTFMCMALALFFTSCDTETTDDNEPEEPVAEDIIFIPDELFRDKLLSSNSIDTTGDGVGDNDIDLNNDGEIQRSEAEVIKGLIMNFYYHEIGRLVDFSGIENFINLEYLKITGQGDGIGTGVTGSELISYDFTGLTNLKYLEFNNLATNFSDVLDLSGLTNLATVRLINDRPHYEYFTDDNIGLPINFMDVNFEGTTGLIDLDLTNSFLNIDYCQIPSLKKLNTYYLEGGEPEIFDFHCLTNLEWLDISENRIRSLILKNNSVLSTLRAEDIGGSNMGNYPYAEHICIDDIPEEFEQIATLSNESTVVVTDCEF; this is translated from the coding sequence ATGAAAAGGACCACTACGTTCATGTGTATGGCACTGGCTTTGTTTTTCACCTCATGCGATACTGAAACAACAGATGATAATGAACCTGAGGAGCCGGTTGCAGAGGATATTATTTTTATTCCCGATGAACTTTTCAGGGATAAGCTCCTTAGCAGTAACTCAATAGACACTACGGGTGATGGCGTGGGGGACAATGACATTGATTTAAATAATGATGGCGAGATTCAGCGCAGTGAGGCAGAGGTTATAAAAGGATTGATAATGAATTTTTATTACCACGAAATTGGGAGACTTGTTGATTTTTCCGGAATTGAGAATTTCATCAATCTTGAATACCTTAAGATAACCGGTCAGGGTGACGGAATTGGCACAGGGGTAACGGGTTCTGAATTGATCAGCTACGATTTTACCGGATTAACAAATCTAAAATATCTTGAGTTTAATAATCTCGCAACAAATTTTAGTGATGTATTGGATCTTTCCGGCCTCACAAATTTGGCTACGGTAAGGTTGATCAATGACAGGCCGCATTATGAGTATTTTACAGATGATAACATAGGCCTTCCAATTAATTTTATGGATGTTAATTTTGAAGGTACCACAGGTTTAATTGACCTTGATCTCACCAATAGTTTTTTAAATATTGATTATTGCCAGATCCCTTCGCTTAAAAAGCTGAATACCTATTACCTGGAAGGAGGGGAACCCGAGATTTTTGACTTCCATTGCCTCACTAACCTGGAATGGCTTGACATTTCTGAAAATCGTATTCGTTCCCTTATCCTGAAAAATAACTCAGTGCTATCAACCTTGCGTGCTGAGGATATTGGGGGTTCAAATATGGGGAACTATCCTTATGCAGAACACATTTGCATTGACGACATTCCTGAAGAGTTTGAACAAATAGCTACTTTAAGCAATGAGAGTACCGTGGTGGTTACAGATTGTGAGTTCTAA
- a CDS encoding 2-hydroxyacid dehydrogenase, which translates to MKTLFFSAKQYDKNSFTDQNKTHNFQLEFVEEPLNRHTAVLAKGFDAICIFVNDSANAEVLDVLAEQGVKLIALRSAGYNHVDLSKAKELGIKVVRVPAYSPYSVAEHTVALILTINRKTHRAYNRVREGNFSLNGLMGFDLHGKTVGLIGLGKIGVCTAKILLGFGCKVLGYDVEEQEEVKQLGVEYSSLDNLYLKSDIISLHCPLTPDTHHIIDSSSIAKMKKGVMLINTSRGALVDTQAVIDGLKSEYIKYLGIDVYEEEADLFFEDLSDKVIKDDVFMRLLSFNNVLITGHQAFFTEEAMREISRVTLGNIASFERGGEVENEVV; encoded by the coding sequence ATGAAAACTCTCTTCTTCAGCGCGAAACAATATGATAAAAATTCATTTACAGATCAAAATAAGACTCACAACTTCCAGCTGGAGTTTGTAGAGGAGCCGCTGAACCGGCATACTGCCGTTCTCGCTAAGGGGTTTGACGCTATCTGTATCTTTGTAAATGACAGTGCAAATGCAGAGGTGCTGGATGTGCTTGCAGAACAGGGTGTGAAATTGATTGCGCTGCGAAGTGCAGGTTACAATCATGTTGATCTCTCCAAAGCAAAAGAACTTGGTATTAAAGTGGTGCGGGTTCCCGCCTACTCTCCTTATTCTGTTGCTGAACATACCGTGGCCCTTATACTTACCATTAACCGAAAAACCCACCGTGCCTACAACCGGGTGCGGGAAGGCAATTTTTCACTGAACGGCCTCATGGGATTTGACCTGCATGGCAAGACAGTGGGACTCATTGGCCTTGGAAAAATAGGAGTTTGTACTGCTAAAATTCTCCTGGGTTTTGGCTGCAAGGTCCTGGGATATGATGTGGAGGAACAGGAAGAGGTCAAACAACTCGGCGTGGAATACAGCAGCCTGGATAACCTCTATTTGAAGTCAGATATCATTTCCCTCCACTGCCCCTTAACCCCAGATACGCACCACATCATCGACAGTTCCTCCATTGCAAAAATGAAAAAGGGAGTAATGCTCATCAATACCAGCCGCGGAGCACTGGTGGATACCCAGGCGGTGATCGACGGACTCAAAAGCGAGTACATCAAATACCTGGGCATCGATGTATACGAGGAAGAAGCAGATCTTTTCTTCGAAGACCTTTCAGATAAAGTGATCAAGGATGATGTTTTCATGCGCCTGCTCTCCTTCAACAACGTCCTCATCACGGGCCACCAGGCATTCTTTACAGAAGAAGCCATGAGGGAGATCTCGAGGGTGACATTAGGGAATATTGCGAGTTTTGAACGAGGTGGGGAGGTTGAGAATGAGGTGGTTTGA
- a CDS encoding radical SAM/SPASM domain-containing protein — protein MQTDHVLRVPLREEATFKKTTIKTITRTNIISGWRNDYINLRIIFSIIKIARECYKDPVDVLSGLKYLIILRKKFVGDFKLRKTVQVDGKYYRYLYGPGWRSNTFKKFMISQLNDFKPVKQDTYRFNNVIMAITKKCSLQCDHCFEWDSLNKKENLSTAKLIEIVQKLQGQGVSEIQFSGGEPMLKVERIIEILNSANKKETTFWIDTSGFKFTEDNARRLKEAGLTGVFVSLDHFDPELHNKFRGFKDAFSWAETAVRNALEQDFVVSLSICITREFATRENLIGYMEMAREMGVAFVQFLEPKAVGHFAGKDVLLHPEHLEIVEEIYTELNFSSKYLSYPIITYHGYYQRRHGCFSGGYKGFYIDTDGDINPCPFCQKKSGNLLDGDLEANLRSLKNAGCIDYTRFS, from the coding sequence ATGCAAACTGATCACGTTCTAAGGGTTCCGCTTCGGGAAGAGGCCACCTTTAAAAAGACTACAATAAAAACTATCACTCGTACTAATATTATAAGTGGCTGGCGAAATGACTACATCAACCTCCGGATCATTTTTAGTATCATAAAAATTGCCCGGGAATGCTATAAAGATCCTGTGGATGTGCTTAGCGGACTTAAATACCTGATCATCCTCAGAAAAAAATTTGTTGGAGACTTTAAGTTGAGAAAAACAGTACAGGTTGATGGTAAATATTATCGATACCTGTACGGTCCGGGGTGGAGGAGTAATACTTTTAAAAAATTTATGATTAGTCAGCTTAATGATTTTAAACCTGTTAAGCAGGATACTTACAGGTTTAATAACGTCATTATGGCTATTACAAAAAAATGCTCTCTTCAATGCGATCATTGTTTTGAATGGGACAGTTTAAATAAAAAGGAAAACCTTTCTACTGCTAAACTTATAGAAATTGTCCAAAAACTTCAAGGGCAGGGGGTGAGTGAAATTCAATTTTCAGGTGGTGAGCCAATGCTGAAAGTTGAACGGATCATTGAGATCCTCAATTCAGCCAATAAAAAAGAAACTACCTTCTGGATTGATACGTCGGGATTTAAATTTACAGAAGATAATGCAAGGCGTTTAAAGGAGGCAGGGCTTACTGGTGTTTTTGTTAGCCTGGATCATTTTGATCCTGAACTTCATAACAAATTCAGGGGCTTTAAAGATGCTTTTTCGTGGGCAGAAACAGCTGTAAGAAATGCACTTGAGCAGGATTTCGTTGTATCTCTATCAATTTGCATCACAAGGGAATTTGCCACCCGGGAGAACCTTATAGGATATATGGAAATGGCGAGGGAAATGGGTGTGGCCTTTGTCCAGTTTCTGGAACCCAAGGCCGTAGGGCATTTCGCTGGAAAAGATGTGCTTTTACATCCGGAACATCTTGAGATCGTGGAGGAAATTTATACCGAATTAAATTTTTCTTCCAAATATCTTTCTTATCCAATTATCACCTATCACGGTTATTATCAGCGCCGGCATGGTTGTTTTAGTGGAGGGTATAAGGGATTTTATATCGATACAGATGGCGATATTAATCCATGTCCTTTCTGTCAAAAAAAATCCGGAAACCTTTTGGATGGGGATCTGGAGGCAAACCTTAGGTCCCTTAAAAATGCCGGTTGCATTGATTATACCAGGTTTTCTTAA
- a CDS encoding IS4 family transposase — protein sequence MDKITRNSGMPVLGQLLSFIPRSNFNRLVGQLGTDRYTKRFTSWDHLVCMLFAVIENVGGLRELCSGLAAHNQSLKHLGMSSMPCRSTVSDANMRRCSELFEKTFISIYKQHYRFFSDSNIPKNEKWLSRLFLVDSTTVTLFKNIMKACGNAMANGRRKGGVKIHTGMWLKEQVPSLIMITKAAENDKNFMPRFKKLPAQTIVVFDKAYLNFGLFIHWSKNDVSFVSRLHKRCKVTWGNYNLLTKEDEQYGILGDCRAELGHSQQKQKVKCRIIKFYDNKEQREIEFITNDMQLAACTIAEIYKQRWQIELLFKRLKQNLKITSFIGDNENAIRIQIWCALIADLLVQIARKGSRRCRLSYSVICGLFRLHLMNYVRVTDLLLKSADPNIYPKNIQLAPNLFDIGPP from the coding sequence ATGGACAAAATTACAAGAAATTCTGGAATGCCAGTTCTCGGACAGCTGTTATCTTTTATTCCCCGAAGCAATTTTAACCGTTTAGTTGGCCAATTAGGTACAGATCGCTATACCAAACGATTTACATCCTGGGATCACCTGGTCTGTATGTTGTTTGCGGTTATTGAGAATGTTGGCGGACTACGTGAGTTATGCTCTGGTTTAGCAGCACATAATCAAAGTTTAAAACATTTAGGAATGAGTTCTATGCCATGCAGAAGCACCGTGAGTGATGCTAATATGCGCCGGTGTTCTGAGTTGTTTGAAAAAACCTTTATAAGCATATATAAGCAGCACTATCGTTTTTTCTCGGACAGCAATATACCTAAAAATGAAAAATGGCTCTCCAGGCTGTTTTTGGTTGACTCTACCACTGTTACGTTATTCAAGAATATAATGAAGGCCTGTGGTAACGCTATGGCCAATGGGAGGCGTAAAGGAGGTGTCAAAATACATACAGGAATGTGGCTAAAAGAACAGGTTCCTTCCTTAATAATGATTACTAAGGCAGCGGAAAATGATAAAAATTTTATGCCCCGATTTAAAAAACTTCCTGCACAGACTATTGTAGTTTTTGATAAGGCATACTTAAATTTTGGTTTATTTATTCATTGGAGTAAAAACGATGTCAGTTTTGTAAGCCGACTGCACAAAAGATGCAAAGTAACTTGGGGGAATTATAACCTCTTAACTAAGGAGGATGAGCAATATGGCATATTGGGAGACTGTAGAGCAGAATTAGGGCATAGCCAACAAAAACAAAAAGTAAAATGCCGCATTATAAAGTTTTATGATAACAAAGAGCAACGGGAAATTGAATTTATTACCAATGATATGCAGCTGGCTGCCTGCACTATTGCAGAAATATACAAGCAGCGATGGCAAATTGAACTTTTATTTAAAAGACTCAAGCAAAACCTCAAGATCACCAGCTTTATTGGCGATAATGAGAATGCAATACGTATTCAAATCTGGTGTGCACTTATAGCAGATTTACTGGTCCAAATAGCTCGAAAAGGGTCGCGACGTTGTAGATTATCTTATTCGGTGATTTGCGGGCTATTTAGACTTCATTTAATGAATTATGTGAGAGTTACAGACTTACTTTTAAAATCAGCAGATCCTAACATTTATCCTAAAAATATACAGCTTGCCCCTAACCTTTTTGACATAGGACCCCCATAG
- a CDS encoding L-lactate permease gives MLPTLSFLPIVLLIALCLLRNVKEGVFITFGVTSLLFFYWGTGFSEFAGSLVVSAFTTLNILMIVFGAAFLFNIIESNGLISKISTSVAQLHPSNEIRFFLLAIGLTAFFEGVAGFGTPGAIVPLLLIALGYNAVLAVAVVLLFNGLFAIFGAVGTPLTIGMQVPLQLGDKLIFEIGIISTLASVFVVFLWQFYVFRIFKTYGNILEKKKLIILLYILFIIPFCLLAFVIPELATVLAALCMLMLSVLLLKKKETRINFRPWLPYLLLALLLLLPASLCR, from the coding sequence ATGTTACCCACACTCTCGTTCCTTCCCATCGTGCTGCTCATTGCCCTTTGTTTGCTGCGCAATGTGAAGGAGGGGGTATTTATAACGTTCGGGGTTACCTCGCTGCTGTTCTTTTATTGGGGAACCGGGTTTTCTGAATTTGCCGGTTCGCTGGTAGTGTCTGCCTTTACTACCCTCAACATCCTGATGATCGTTTTCGGGGCGGCTTTTCTTTTCAATATCATAGAATCTAATGGGCTTATTAGCAAAATAAGCACTTCGGTAGCCCAACTGCATCCTTCGAACGAAATTAGGTTCTTTCTTTTGGCGATTGGGCTTACGGCTTTTTTTGAGGGGGTTGCAGGATTTGGAACGCCGGGGGCTATAGTTCCGTTGCTGCTTATTGCGCTGGGATATAATGCCGTGCTGGCTGTGGCGGTGGTACTGCTGTTCAATGGTCTGTTCGCGATTTTTGGGGCGGTGGGAACGCCTTTGACCATAGGTATGCAGGTGCCGTTGCAACTGGGTGACAAACTCATATTTGAGATCGGGATCATCTCAACCCTTGCTTCGGTTTTTGTGGTTTTTCTATGGCAATTTTATGTGTTCAGAATTTTTAAGACCTACGGAAATATTCTGGAGAAAAAGAAACTTATCATCCTGCTATACATCCTGTTCATCATCCCCTTTTGTCTGCTGGCTTTCGTCATACCCGAACTGGCCACGGTTCTCGCTGCTTTGTGCATGTTGATGCTTTCGGTTTTGTTGCTGAAGAAAAAGGAAACCCGGATAAACTTCAGGCCTTGGCTGCCTTATTTGCTCCTCGCCCTGCTGTTGCTTCTCCCCGCCTCTTTATGCCGTTAA
- a CDS encoding L-lactate permease, with amino-acid sequence MPLNRWIGWDITFADMFDTGISAIFRPLQTPFVPFLIIGLGVAFWSKNYDLGLKVPLKKSARVLVVLFPSIAIAQLMIHSGGENHSMVAYIAEALSGTGDAYPLIAPFLGITGTFITGSTTISNIVFAPSQLETANVLNLPEGIILALQHAGASLGNAVSLFNIIAAAAIANLTNYKEVLKITLVPVVLGGVVLGVIGWVLIMM; translated from the coding sequence ATGCCGTTAAACCGATGGATTGGCTGGGACATCACTTTTGCCGATATGTTTGACACAGGAATAAGCGCGATCTTCAGGCCCCTACAAACGCCTTTTGTCCCATTCCTGATCATAGGCCTGGGAGTAGCTTTTTGGAGTAAAAATTATGATCTTGGCCTAAAGGTTCCTTTGAAGAAATCTGCCAGGGTTTTGGTGGTGCTATTTCCTTCTATTGCCATAGCCCAGCTTATGATACATTCCGGAGGAGAAAATCATTCTATGGTGGCCTATATTGCTGAAGCCTTGTCAGGAACCGGCGACGCGTATCCGCTCATTGCACCTTTTTTGGGAATTACCGGAACCTTCATCACCGGCAGCACCACAATTTCAAATATTGTATTTGCTCCCTCGCAACTGGAAACCGCCAATGTCCTGAACCTTCCCGAAGGAATTATCCTGGCACTCCAACACGCAGGTGCGTCCCTGGGAAATGCGGTGTCCCTTTTCAACATTATAGCGGCAGCAGCGATTGCAAATCTGACGAATTACAAGGAGGTGTTGAAGATTACCCTGGTTCCGGTGGTGTTAGGTGGGGTGGTCCTGGGGGTGATTGGGTGGGTGTTGATTATGATGTGA
- a CDS encoding transposase, translating into MPNWDYASNAAYFITICTKDRDCYFWEIKNGEMIMNDVGQIANECWLAIPEYFPFAKLGNHVIMPNHVHGIVIIDKPNIKGNDERNVGTRLIASLPPKPMKHIKTDADKPNGGITGNYNPMLHDNLSKIIRWYKGRTSFETRKINPEFAWQSRFHDHIIRNDESFQRISNYIKNNPSKWKEDVFF; encoded by the coding sequence TTGCCAAATTGGGATTACGCCAGCAATGCTGCCTATTTTATTACAATCTGCACAAAAGACAGGGATTGTTATTTTTGGGAAATAAAAAACGGCGAAATGATCATGAATGATGTTGGTCAAATCGCAAATGAATGTTGGTTGGCGATTCCAGAATATTTTCCATTCGCGAAATTGGGAAATCACGTTATTATGCCCAATCATGTACACGGCATTGTGATTATCGATAAACCGAATATTAAAGGCAATGATGAACGCAACGTAGGGACGCGATTAATCGCGTCCCTACCACCAAAACCAATGAAACACATAAAAACCGACGCGGACAAACCCAATGGAGGAATAACAGGCAATTATAATCCAATGTTGCACGATAATTTGTCAAAAATCATCCGTTGGTATAAAGGGCGAACATCTTTTGAAACCCGCAAAATAAATCCTGAATTCGCATGGCAATCCCGGTTTCATGACCACATCATCAGAAACGATGAATCTTTTCAGCGGATATCAAATTACATTAAGAACAATCCTTCCAAGTGGAAGGAGGATGTTTTTTTCTAA